The genomic DNA TCGCCGCGAGTCAGCGAGTCCTGTAGCTGCGGCAAGTGCTCCAAACTCTCGGCCAGATGGATGAACTGGAAGGTCTTGTTGCGGGAGAAGCCCAGCACCTGCTCGGCGTAGGCATGAATGCTGGAGTAGCCGCAGTCGCGATAGAGGCGCCGGCGCATCAGCTCGGCGAACCAGAGGACGGCGCTCTGCTCGGCGCGGCGCAGCTCGGCGACGGCCGCGCGCAGGTGGGCATCCACCGCGGCAGCGGGGAGATTCGACACGAACTCGGACATGGAAGGTCCTCGCGGGATCGAGGACGCGGGAGGCGGGATGGCTACATTATACTATGAACAGGCGCAGCGGTCAAGTGAAATGCTACAAGAAAAGCCTTCGCTGTCGCACCGTTGCAAGAAGCCGTGGCCGCAAGCCGGCGTGCCGCAGCGCCGCTCGGATGCCGCCGCCGCAAGGAGCGCGGCTAGCGCTCCTTGACGATCTCCGGCTTGTTCAGCTCGGCGATGATCAGCGTCGTCAGACTGCCCGCCAAGAGGGCGGCGAGCAGGACGACGATCCAGATCCACGGGTGATCGCGCAGCCAGGTACGCATGGCTAAGGCCCCCTGAAGCGCAGCGCCAGCCGGCGCTGATTGCCCGATTCCAGCTCGGTGACGAGCAGCGCGAAGTCGAAGGCTTCGCGATACTCCGCGCGCGGCAGCGTGGCGAAGAGCGGCAGCTCAGCGTCCTCCAGCGGGCCGAGCGTCAGCTCCGCCTGCGGGATGATGAAGCTGAGCGAGGCCGGCGCGCCCGGCGCCGGCTCGATGCGGTAGCGGTGCGGCGCGTCGGTCTTGTTCTGGATGTGCAGCGTGTAGAGATTGCGCAGGCTCTCGCCCTCGATCGCGAAGGGCAGGCCGCTCGTGCGCAGCAGGTTGGCCTGGAAGGGCTCGCGACCCGCGGCCTTGAAGCCGAAGGCGGCCAGGCCGGCGAGGCCGAGCACGGCGTAGACGTAGACGCGCGGCCTGAGGAGACGGCGGCGCTGGCCAGCGAAGCCGCGCTGGGAGTCGTAGCGGACGAGCCCGCGCGGGCGATCGGTGCGGGTCATCACGTCGTCGCAGGCGTCGATGCAGTTCGCGCAGCCGATGCACTCCATCTGCAGGCCGTTCCTGATGTCGATGCCCGTCGGGCAGACCTCCACGCAGCGGAAGCAGTCGATGCAGTCGCCGCCCTCGCCCACGCCCTTGTGCCGCGGCTCGCCGCGCCCGGCGTCGTAGCCGATCACCACCGTGTCGTCGTCGACGAGCGTGGACTGCAGGCGGCCGTAGGGGCAGACGATCAGGCAGGTCTGCTCGCGGAACCAGGCGTAGTTGAAGTAGAGCACGGCCGTCCAGAACATCGACCAGCCGAAGGCCGAGCGGTGCGCGGCCGG from bacterium includes the following:
- the ccoG gene encoding cytochrome c oxidase accessory protein CcoG, which codes for MSEAKPGRRDRRRPDLDTVYTINADGSRNFLHPADVRGPWQLRKNLIWALLIAVYVLMPWIELGGKPLIHLDLPGRAAHLFGQTFTNQDFYLAFFLITGMGFGLFVLTSLWGRIWCGYACPQTVFMEGIMRRLERWIEGPRAQRIRRNLGPWTGDKVWRKGLKHALFLVLSYLIAHVFLSYFIPVRELLKVVQESPAAHRSAFGWSMFWTAVLYFNYAWFREQTCLIVCPYGRLQSTLVDDDTVVIGYDAGRGEPRHKGVGEGGDCIDCFRCVEVCPTGIDIRNGLQMECIGCANCIDACDDVMTRTDRPRGLVRYDSQRGFAGQRRRLLRPRVYVYAVLGLAGLAAFGFKAAGREPFQANLLRTSGLPFAIEGESLRNLYTLHIQNKTDAPHRYRIEPAPGAPASLSFIIPQAELTLGPLEDAELPLFATLPRAEYREAFDFALLVTELESGNQRRLALRFRGP